In a genomic window of Nodosilinea sp. E11:
- a CDS encoding DUF748 domain-containing protein: MAIPWTVMAGLLGGALGLKTLHGQLEQSLARSLNQPVQLGGVRGVAQWGVVFGKTTLSSGESEGLEGQIDRIVVLLDWAALLHRQELRLAVTLVRPDLAVVLPEAGGLSGWAQRPGGPIAPARRVKLAALHVKDGRFTLQPPADTAFPKAPVVIDNLQAMVRQPPTQTAGPVTFRLEGVLDQGHVQTYGTVDLAQRSLQAALQADDLPLASLNLALPPAIAIEAGVLSSDLTLTTPLPSATRPPLEALDLRGTVVVQEGQLAWGQLTTPLGHLHSRLTFQGQRLTLSDTQAAVGPLVLTAAGSLDLNEGYDLKAQIPPVAPEALRPLVGDRLPLAPTQPWQWQAQLSGSFKEPTLAVQPDPALTPPGHLPLDLGLVAVALGMQAQALPARDWIAPIEGATYEFRGDGAWFTLSDGTVVPPLSAAAYQRAIATLGSRLTPALDRKFFWFLQTNPYVTAIAADLAKGRLLSYRQGDRFNTDRFFLDYFVPVYVESSRAAGLDPSEALWMLDHSLRTLHDPLLRHPDARPITAGAGTVGSFWAGEQLLSMQQLLTRPLLAQLGTTGQLARFAVLKQLNASTVLESRRLSSSPELMSKIPNVTFGAEEGAIALALGMMRFDGAAIYPESLRSLAAAIEQNELDKHALRTTITSKMEQLATAHQAELGFALLQFSDRDWAEVGMGKHLFPGGAGHLNGGNTLSVMVSRQEKAGYSLEQAYQNSRLLLLELLHEADQQPGGDRILFAVLKDHAFSPRFWQILAGKEPLLARRFGAIAADISTYGHLAQQGATQHEAFYTALVIADEDIGVSATLKQAVGFQAHLARLIDQAFAPANPADPRYQSFRRSLAIYLREAPDIAVYGGSEAALRAYGQETLNVQELIAVNVADAPRLRALVRLYKGALAQGLITEWDVAGFQRILLTGALLSAGVERASLPPALQEVGFPSPEFRRDLLFVVGVEGIQVEATRLGIQAHDHRVSFQPVGRPSFRSPALQGADAASCPTEPYFAAIALGAATAFVWEAETQRVSLRRGRTHCPLPDSWTALVFPALLEAVPIEHSEAGRDRLQSKLQTAKQLEAGIF, from the coding sequence ATGGCAATTCCCTGGACGGTGATGGCGGGGCTGCTGGGCGGAGCACTGGGGCTTAAAACCCTGCATGGCCAGCTTGAGCAATCCTTGGCCAGGTCGCTCAATCAACCCGTACAGCTGGGCGGTGTGCGAGGGGTGGCGCAGTGGGGGGTTGTTTTTGGCAAAACGACCCTCTCTAGCGGTGAGTCCGAGGGCCTGGAAGGCCAGATCGATCGGATAGTCGTTTTGCTCGACTGGGCAGCATTGCTGCACCGTCAAGAGTTGCGGCTGGCCGTGACCCTAGTACGGCCCGATCTGGCAGTGGTGCTACCTGAGGCAGGCGGCCTCTCGGGCTGGGCTCAGCGCCCTGGCGGGCCGATCGCCCCCGCCAGGCGAGTGAAATTGGCGGCGCTGCACGTCAAAGATGGCCGGTTCACCCTCCAGCCCCCCGCTGACACGGCATTTCCCAAGGCACCCGTCGTTATTGACAACTTGCAGGCGATGGTGCGCCAGCCGCCGACTCAGACGGCTGGCCCGGTGACCTTTCGGCTGGAAGGAGTGCTCGATCAGGGCCATGTTCAGACCTACGGCACCGTAGATTTGGCCCAGCGATCGCTTCAGGCCGCCCTGCAAGCCGACGACCTGCCGCTGGCTAGCCTCAATCTGGCCCTGCCGCCAGCGATCGCGATCGAGGCGGGGGTGCTCAGCAGCGACCTGACGTTGACCACGCCCCTGCCCAGTGCCACAAGGCCGCCCCTAGAGGCCCTCGACCTGCGAGGAACGGTGGTGGTGCAGGAGGGCCAGCTAGCCTGGGGGCAGTTGACTACCCCCCTAGGCCACTTACACAGCAGGCTGACGTTTCAAGGCCAACGGCTGACCCTGAGCGATACCCAGGCCGCCGTCGGCCCCCTGGTGCTGACGGCGGCCGGTAGCCTAGATCTGAACGAGGGCTACGACCTCAAGGCCCAGATACCACCCGTCGCCCCAGAGGCGTTGCGGCCCCTGGTGGGCGATCGCCTGCCCCTAGCCCCCACCCAGCCCTGGCAGTGGCAGGCCCAGCTCAGCGGCTCTTTTAAAGAACCGACCCTGGCGGTGCAGCCCGATCCTGCTCTCACCCCACCGGGACACCTGCCCCTAGATTTGGGGCTAGTGGCGGTGGCCCTAGGCATGCAGGCCCAGGCACTGCCCGCCCGCGACTGGATTGCGCCCATCGAGGGGGCAACCTACGAGTTTAGAGGCGATGGAGCCTGGTTTACCCTCAGCGATGGCACCGTGGTACCGCCCCTGTCGGCGGCGGCCTACCAGCGGGCGATCGCCACCCTGGGCAGCCGCCTCACCCCCGCCCTCGATCGCAAGTTTTTTTGGTTTTTGCAGACCAACCCCTACGTCACGGCGATCGCCGCCGATCTGGCCAAGGGTCGCCTGCTCTCCTACCGCCAGGGCGATCGGTTCAATACCGATCGCTTTTTTTTAGACTATTTTGTGCCGGTCTACGTCGAGTCGAGCCGGGCGGCCGGGCTTGACCCCAGCGAAGCCCTGTGGATGCTGGACCATTCTTTGCGCACGCTGCACGACCCGCTGCTGCGCCACCCCGATGCCCGCCCAATCACCGCTGGAGCGGGTACCGTGGGCTCGTTTTGGGCCGGAGAGCAGCTGCTCTCAATGCAGCAGTTACTCACCCGGCCCCTGCTAGCTCAGCTGGGCACCACAGGGCAGCTGGCCCGATTCGCTGTGCTCAAACAGCTCAATGCTTCCACCGTGCTGGAGAGTCGGCGGTTGTCGAGCAGCCCCGAGCTGATGTCAAAAATTCCCAATGTCACCTTTGGGGCGGAGGAGGGCGCGATCGCTCTGGCCCTGGGCATGATGCGGTTTGATGGGGCAGCCATTTACCCCGAGTCGCTGCGATCGCTGGCTGCTGCCATCGAGCAAAATGAGCTAGACAAGCACGCTCTACGCACCACAATCACCAGCAAAATGGAGCAGCTGGCGACGGCCCACCAGGCGGAGCTGGGGTTTGCCCTGCTGCAATTTAGCGATCGCGACTGGGCCGAGGTAGGCATGGGCAAACATTTATTTCCAGGGGGGGCTGGCCACCTCAACGGCGGCAACACCCTGTCGGTGATGGTGTCGCGCCAGGAGAAGGCGGGCTATAGCCTGGAGCAGGCATACCAGAACAGTCGGCTGCTACTGCTAGAACTGCTGCACGAGGCCGACCAGCAGCCGGGGGGCGATCGCATTCTGTTTGCGGTGCTCAAAGACCACGCCTTTAGCCCTCGTTTTTGGCAAATTTTGGCGGGCAAAGAGCCGCTGTTGGCTCGTCGCTTTGGGGCGATCGCCGCCGATATCAGCACCTACGGACACCTAGCCCAGCAGGGAGCCACCCAGCACGAGGCCTTTTACACGGCCCTGGTGATTGCCGATGAAGATATTGGCGTCAGTGCCACCCTCAAGCAAGCCGTGGGGTTCCAGGCCCACCTGGCCCGACTGATCGATCAGGCCTTTGCCCCGGCCAACCCAGCCGACCCGCGCTACCAGAGCTTTCGTCGCAGCCTGGCGATCTATCTCAGAGAAGCCCCCGATATCGCCGTCTATGGCGGCAGCGAGGCGGCTCTGCGAGCCTACGGTCAAGAAACCCTCAACGTGCAGGAGCTAATCGCCGTCAATGTCGCCGATGCGCCCCGCCTGCGAGCCCTGGTGCGGCTTTACAAGGGGGCGCTGGCCCAGGGCCTAATCACCGAATGGGATGTAGCCGGGTTTCAGCGAATTTTGCTCACTGGGGCGCTGCTGTCCGCTGGGGTAGAGCGTGCGTCCTTGCCCCCCGCGCTCCAGGAGGTCGGGTTTCCCAGCCCTGAGTTTCGCCGCGACCTGTTGTTTGTGGTGGGGGTAGAGGGCATTCAGGTGGAGGCAACCCGCTTAGGTATCCAGGCCCACGACCATCGGGTGAGCTTTCAGCCCGTCGGACGGCCCAGCTTTCGATCGCCTGCGCTCCAGGGGGCCGACGCCGCCAGTTGCCCCACCGAACCCTACTTTGCCGCGA
- a CDS encoding D-alanyl-D-alanine carboxypeptidase family protein → MSPIDDIPQAARDLPLYPEGAAQPPWLRRTRLLRRVLGLTLLALTAGGLVAWYQTNGFSAVEFARPFETMVNRSADTANGTNSNVSDLDVAVQLAPSSRRLLLGHRAFEEAPADDLVTLSANRSIRLRSAAASEYEAMAQAAAQEGIRLVPLSGFRSQAEQETIFFNLKAQRGQDAQTRAEVSAPPGYSEHHTGYAIDVGDGNQAGTHLNDGFADTRTYQWMETNAVRYGYELSFPADNFQGVAFEPWHWRFVGDRTSLETFYSE, encoded by the coding sequence ATGTCTCCCATCGACGATATTCCCCAAGCGGCCCGCGATTTACCCCTGTACCCTGAGGGCGCAGCCCAGCCCCCCTGGCTACGGCGCACGCGGCTCCTACGGCGCGTTCTGGGTCTAACCCTGCTGGCCTTGACGGCGGGTGGCCTGGTGGCCTGGTATCAGACTAACGGGTTCTCTGCGGTCGAGTTTGCTCGGCCCTTTGAAACCATGGTCAACCGTTCGGCAGACACGGCAAACGGCACCAATTCTAACGTTAGCGATCTCGATGTGGCGGTGCAGCTGGCCCCCTCTAGCCGCAGGCTGCTGCTCGGTCATCGCGCCTTTGAGGAGGCTCCCGCCGACGATCTGGTCACTCTGTCGGCCAACCGCAGCATTCGACTGCGATCGGCGGCGGCCAGCGAGTATGAAGCGATGGCCCAGGCGGCGGCCCAGGAAGGTATTCGTCTGGTGCCCCTGTCGGGGTTTCGCTCCCAGGCTGAGCAGGAGACAATTTTCTTTAACCTCAAGGCCCAGCGCGGTCAAGACGCCCAAACCCGAGCCGAGGTCAGCGCCCCGCCGGGCTATAGCGAGCATCATACCGGCTACGCCATCGACGTGGGCGACGGCAACCAGGCGGGCACCCACCTCAACGATGGCTTTGCCGACACCCGCACCTACCAGTGGATGGAGACTAACGCGGTGCGCTACGGCTATGAGCTATCGTTTCCGGCAGACAATTTTCAGGGGGTAGCCTTTGAACCTTGGCACTGGCGTTTTGTGGGCGATCGCACCAGCCTCGAAACGTTTTATAGCGAGTAG